A section of the Maylandia zebra isolate NMK-2024a linkage group LG8, Mzebra_GT3a, whole genome shotgun sequence genome encodes:
- the aatkb gene encoding serine/threonine-protein kinase LMTK1 isoform X4 has product MLACLCCKKGKIGFKEFKNVDGEEYHADMSTLASPASQGSPDVYILPLTEVSLPVAKQPARSVQLLKSTDLSRHSLLYLKEIGNGWFGKVLLGEVNAGLNTTQVVVKELKASASVQDQMHFLEEAQPYRALQHPALLQCLAQCTEITPYLLVLEFCPLGDVKGYLRSCRTSETMSPEPLILQRMACDISSGLLHLHKHNFTHSDLALRNCLLTADVSVKIGDYGLAHTKYKDDYYVTSDQMYVPLRWIAPELVDEVHGNLLVADQTKHSNIWSLGVTMWELFELGNQPYRHYSDRQVLTYAVREQQLRLPKPLLKVPLAERWYEVMQFCWLQPDQRPTAEEVHLLLSYLCAKGASEAEEDFERRWNSLRPNTGFNSQRGASAMSRDHPSSTTSSFPLLEPFSTGDGYHSESGDDILTVTETSHGLNFEYKWEQARADQSYRAPDTSSTLGQVNHHCQEAFYPPGGIVGGCPMESLSHGVSPSYYQPKHLHAPGVLPVLSAHSPSVNSEYYIRIEEPVDCNIDPDYTMVSYSPDYQGSSGSFLTGSADSGECMACPSQAKTMGPYWSADIHKSDMYDSNDSSPAISLTMEPLLGQVSDNSPLRPWESSHYVSYKDRDGGYYFDHSPPLGIDHYLIGGELSREHHQESWGSRSLRQALGELENPLVISHSINSPSQQAYRDTYLDTSQTSIIGKNVTGGYYDMMGSLRKTMPSHTRHNSNSVSINMETQGALFIGHRDSDSEEEDEDIFVERHTCNTWPSKHRHSSAGHQRRASHSCRQDTYADFHYTMPSTDIEDSWPEGHSLAFHSLPKPIDYLEPHQVKDNSACLSLSKHHAMVPSENCNAYIYMCHEGETQVPTSGECCHSHFVDPLTGLLVRNTSFCQLYSHTNYRDKVIDMPSNEEMINLSPAPGGPIVAKSVDCGEQYVDLTTDDVQAKEKREDVIKEIIQKLPEPRKEEVTLTMTKATQATPPPDDNTHVMVAVTDPQSEMSHTSDSGVDREDSNVSLADILDCSDDDEEEDITDDITDVTSGIFADESSELNASPAFKLLQKQVGTPDSMDSMDLPSAAGSCEGSSPASSHPSSSPKAMDSGYDTENNESPEFVPKEPHEPREQPLGKPALDASLEEEEVLEEEGIEPKVVPTEGESSMGEDLALEASQADDQILLPLSDKTPYRDSAYFSDYENEKQTRHEGEELQMGKTDEQNIAKEPNMQEKKAAKRKNDREEELKDVVVNKDIKLETKQTVTDTTEFSPAPEIEEYLTEDCCEDETLGLPPEPSDTEGGLDEWPSQEESSSLGDWAAEVVGAMEEALGALNGDCATNVNLDKEEADDIKDSAQTSETSEEAATEMVQNRPSGISSEMKHTLPKDEVALQQTSNTRRFSSSSPPPPSTPPPPLRATEGRASPADGEEADEEDGDTDDSDESDEELQSYNMQEQSGGEESEEECHPVPIVVSDNSEAHKLRSLLKMPALLTEENLEEELKHKKKTVSFFDDVTVYLFDQESPTKELAEHGFPLGAEGSRTKPQERVNASDDSSDGNISEESAGFEWEDDFPLLPLPTSSAASESPPPRSITTTPDTKPAVQYSRFTVSPSSVSRFSITHISDSDMESAGGSSEDGDKE; this is encoded by the exons GGGGATGTGAAGGGTTACCTCAGAAGCTGCAGAACCTCTGAAACCATGAGCCCAGAGCCCCTGATTCTTCAAAGGATGGCCTGTGACATTTCCTCAGGCCTCCTGCACCTGCACAAACACAACTTCACGCACAG TGACCTGGCTTTAAGAAACTGCTTGTTGACGGCTGATGTCTCAGTGAAGATCGGAGATTATGGTCTGGCCCACACAAAGTACAAG GACGATTACTATGTGACATCAGACCAGATGTACGTGCCCCTGCGCTGGATCGCTCCAGAGCTGGTGGACGAGGTGCACGGAAACCTGCTGGTGGCAGACCAGACCAAACACAGCAACATCTG GTCTCTTGGGGTGACTATGTGGGAGCTGTTCGAGCTGGGAAACCAGCCCTACAGACACTATTCTGACAGACAAGTGCTGACCTACGCTGTTAGGGAGCAGCAGCTGCGACTGCCCAAACCGCTGCTCAAAGTACCCCTCGCTGAACGCTG GTATGAGGTGATGCAGTTCTGCTGGCTGCAGCCTGATCAGAGGCCAACCGCAGAGGAAGTTCACTTGCTGCTCAGCTACCTATGTGCCAAGGGGGCCAGCGAGGCCGAAGAGGACTTTGAGAGACGCTGGAACTCCCTGCGTCCCAATACTGGATTCAACAGTCAGCGTGGTGCCTCAGCGATGTCACGGGACCACCCCTCATCAACCACCTCATCTTTCCCACTCTTAGAACCATTTTCTACTGGTGATGGCTACCACTCAGAGTCTGGAGATGACATACTAACAGTCACTGAAACCAGCCACGGCCTGAACTTTGAGTACAAGTGGGAGCAAGCCAGGGCAGACCAGTCATACAGAGCCCCAGACACGTCTAGTACCTTAGGTCAGGTAAACCATCATTGTCAGGAAGCATTTTACCCACCTGGAGGCATTGTGGGAGGCTGTCCCATGGAAAGCCTGAGCCATGGAGTTTCTCCTTCCTACTATCAACCTAAACATCTACACGCTCCAGGTGTACTTCCTGTCCTCAGTGCCCATAGCCCCTCAGTAAACAGTGAATACTACATTCGCATTGAGGAACCAGTAGACTGTAACATTGATCCAGACTACACCATGGTCTCATACAGCCCAGACTACCAGGGCAGCAGTGGGAGCTTCCTGACTGGGAGCGCAGACTCGGGTGAGTGCATGGCCTGCCCATCACAGGCTAAAACTATGGGTCCTTATTGGTCAGCTGACATCCATAAATCTGACATGTATGACTCTAATGACTCAAGTCCCGCCATCTCCCTGACAATGGAACCCCTTTTAGGTCAAGTGTCAGATAACAGCCCCCTACGACCCTGGGAGTCTAGTCACTATGTGTCCTATAAAGATCGAGATGGGGGCTATTATTTTGACCACTCACCACCTTTGGGAATAGATCACTATCTGATCGGAGGTGAGCTCTCCAGAGAGCATCATCAGGAAAGCTGGGGCTCAAGAAGCCTGCGTCAGGCTTTGGGGGAGTTGGAGAACCCACTAGTGATATCCCATTCTATAAACAGTCCATCTCAGCAGGCTTACAGAGACACATACCTGGACACAAGTCAGACGTCCATTATAGGAAAGAATGTCACTGGAGGTTATTATGACATGATGGGTTCCCTGAGGAAGACTATGCCCAGCCACACAAGACACAACAGTAACTCTGTCAGTATAAACATGGAGACTCAGGGGGCTCTCTTCATCGGACACAGAGACAGTGACtcagaagaggaagatgaggacaTATTTGTTGAGAGACACACGTGCAATACTTGGCCTTCGAAGCACCGCCACAGCAGTGCCGGTCACCAGAGACGGGCAAGCCATAGTTGCCGACAGGACACCTACGCCGATTTCCATTATACAATGCCGAGTACAGACATCGAGGACTCCTGGCCAGAAGGACACAGCCTGGCCTTTCACTCTCTACCCAAACCCATCGATTATCTTGAGCCACACCAGGTCAAAGATAATAGTGCCTGCCTTAGTTTGAgtaaacatcatgctatggtgCCCTCGGAAAACTGCAATGCCTACATTTACATGTGCCATGAAGGTGAGACTCAGGTGCCAACATCTGGAGAGTGCTGCCACTCGCACTTTGTTGACCCACTCACTGGCTTGCTTGTTCGAAACACAAGCTTTTGTCAGCTCTACAGTCACACTAACTACAGAGATAAAGTCATTGACATGCCAAGCAATGAAGAGATGATCAATTTATCACCAGCTCCAGGAGGTCCCATCGTGGCCAAATCTGTGGACTGTGGAGAACAGTATGTCGATCTTACAACTGATGATGTCCAAGCTAAAGAGAAGAGGGAGGACGTTATTAAGGAAATCATACAGAAACTGCCAGAGCCTAGAAAAGAAGAGGTGACTCTAACAATGACAAAAGCCACTCAAGCCACTCCACCTCCTGATGATAACACGCATGTGATGGTGGCGGTGACAGATCCACAGTCAGAGATGAGTCACACCAGTGACAGTGGTGTCGACCGTGAAGATTCCAATGTAAGCCTTGCTGACATACTCGACTGCAGTGACGATGACGAAGAGGAAGACATCACAGACGATATAACTGATGTTACTTCAGGCATCTTCGCTGATGAGTCCAGTGAGCTGAATGCTTCTCCTGCCTTCAAGTTGCTACAAAAGCAGGTAGGAACACCCGATTCCATGGATTCCATGGATCTGCCGTCTGCAGCTGGGTCTTGTGAAGGCTCCAGCCCTGCGTCATCCCACCCTTCCAGCTCACCTAAAGCTATGGACAGCGGCTATGACACCGAAAATAATGAGAGCCCCGAGTTTGTTCCCAAAGAACCTCATGAACCTCGTGAACAACCTTTAGGAAAACCTGCTCTTGATGCCAGCCTGGAGGAGGAAGAAGTCCTGGAGGAAGAGGGAATTGAACCTAAAGTGGTGCCCACAGAGGGTGAGTCATCGATGGGTGAAGATTTGGCACTAGAAGCATCACAGGCAGATGACCAAATTCTGTTACCCTTGAGCGATAAGACGCCATACAGAGACTCTGCCTACTTTTCAGACTATGAGAATGAAAAGCAGACTCGGCATGAGGGAGAGGAACTCCAGATGGGGAAAACAGATGAGCAAAACAttgcaaaagaaccaaacatgCAGGAAAAGAAAGctgcaaaaaggaaaaatgatagAGAGGAAGAACTAAAGGATGTTGTAGTGAACAAGGACATAAAACTTGAAACGAAACAAACAGTAACAGACACAACAGAATTCTCTCCTGCACCAGAGATTGAGGAGTACTTGACAGAGGACTGTTGCGAAGATGAGACTTTAGGACTTCCTCCAGAGCCTTCTGATACTGAGGGAGGACTGGATGAATGGCCATCACAGGAAGAGAGCTCATCCTTGGGAGACTGGGCAGCTGAGGTGGTGGGGGCCATGGAAGAAGCTCTTGGTGCCCTGAATGGAGATTGTGCCACCAACGTAAATTTAGATAAGGAGGAAGCAGATGACATAAAAGACTCTGCTCAAACTTCAGAAACTTCAGAGGAGGCAGCAACCGAGATGGTTCAGAACCGGCCATCAGGCATATCCAGTGAAATGAAACACACCTTACCCAAAGATGAGGTAGCTTTGCAACAAACCTCAAACACCAGACgattttcctcttcctcccctccACCTCCATCCACCCCACCGCCTCCGCTCCGTGCAACAGAGGGCAGAGCATCTCCGGCCGACGGGGAGGAGGCCGACGAGGAGGACGGCGATACCGATGACAGCGACGAGTCGGACGAGGAGCTGCAAAGCTACAATATGCAGGAACAGAGCGGAGGGGAAGAGAGTGAGGAAGAGTGCCACCCAGTGCCTATTGTGGTGAGCGACAACAGCGAGGCCCATAAACTGCGAAGCCTGCTCAAGATGCCAGCATTGCTCACTGAGGAGAACCTGGAGGAGGAGCTCAAACACAAGAAGAAAACAGTGTCTTTTTTTGACGATGTTACCGTGTATCTGTTTGACCAG GAAAGCCCAACTAAAGAGCTCGCCGAGCATGGCTTTCCTTTAGGAGCAGAAGGTTCTCGAACCAAACCCCAAGAAAGGGTTAATGCCTCAGATGACTCTTCAGACGGGAACATTTCGGAGGAGA GTGCGGGTTTTGAGTGGGAAGATGACTTCCCCCTACTCCCACTGCCAACATCCTCAGCCGCATCTGAATCCCCTCCACCCCGTTCCATCACCACAACCCCAGACACTAAACCAGCCGTGCAGTATTCCCGCTTTACCGTCTCTCCCTCCAGCGTTTCCCGGTTCTCCATCACTCACATCTCAGACTCTGATATGGAATCTGCAGGAG GAAGCAGTGAAGATGGAGACAAAGAATAA
- the aatkb gene encoding serine/threonine-protein kinase LMTK1 isoform X2, whose product MSTLASPASQGSPDVYILPLTEVSLPVAKQPARSVQLLKSTDLSRHSLLYLKEIGNGWFGKVLLGEVNAGLNTTQVVVKELKASASVQDQMHFLEEAQPYRALQHPALLQCLAQCTEITPYLLVLEFCPLGDVKGYLRSCRTSETMSPEPLILQRMACDISSGLLHLHKHNFTHSDLALRNCLLTADVSVKIGDYGLAHTKYKDDYYVTSDQMYVPLRWIAPELVDEVHGNLLVADQTKHSNIWSLGVTMWELFELGNQPYRHYSDRQVLTYAVREQQLRLPKPLLKVPLAERWYEVMQFCWLQPDQRPTAEEVHLLLSYLCAKGASEAEEDFERRWNSLRPNTGFNSQRGASAMSRDHPSSTTSSFPLLEPFSTGDGYHSESGDDILTVTETSHGLNFEYKWEQARADQSYRAPDTSSTLGQVNHHCQEAFYPPGGIVGGCPMESLSHGVSPSYYQPKHLHAPGVLPVLSAHSPSVNSEYYIRIEEPVDCNIDPDYTMVSYSPDYQGSSGSFLTGSADSGECMACPSQAKTMGPYWSADIHKSDMYDSNDSSPAISLTMEPLLGQVSDNSPLRPWESSHYVSYKDRDGGYYFDHSPPLGIDHYLIGGELSREHHQESWGSRSLRQALGELENPLVISHSINSPSQQAYRDTYLDTSQTSIIGKNVTGGYYDMMGSLRKTMPSHTRHNSNSVSINMETQGALFIGHRDSDSEEEDEDIFVERHTCNTWPSKHRHSSAGHQRRASHSCRQDTYADFHYTMPSTDIEDSWPEGHSLAFHSLPKPIDYLEPHQVKDNSACLSLSKHHAMVPSENCNAYIYMCHEGETQVPTSGECCHSHFVDPLTGLLVRNTSFCQLYSHTNYRDKVIDMPSNEEMINLSPAPGGPIVAKSVDCGEQYVDLTTDDVQAKEKREDVIKEIIQKLPEPRKEEVTLTMTKATQATPPPDDNTHVMVAVTDPQSEMSHTSDSGVDREDSNVSLADILDCSDDDEEEDITDDITDVTSGIFADESSELNASPAFKLLQKQVGTPDSMDSMDLPSAAGSCEGSSPASSHPSSSPKAMDSGYDTENNESPEFVPKEPHEPREQPLGKPALDASLEEEEVLEEEGIEPKVVPTEGESSMGEDLALEASQADDQILLPLSDKTPYRDSAYFSDYENEKQTRHEGEELQMGKTDEQNIAKEPNMQEKKAAKRKNDREEELKDVVVNKDIKLETKQTVTDTTEFSPAPEIEEYLTEDCCEDETLGLPPEPSDTEGGLDEWPSQEESSSLGDWAAEVVGAMEEALGALNGDCATNVNLDKEEADDIKDSAQTSETSEEAATEMVQNRPSGISSEMKHTLPKDEVALQQTSNTRRFSSSSPPPPSTPPPPLRATEGRASPADGEEADEEDGDTDDSDESDEELQSYNMQEQSGGEESEEECHPVPIVVSDNSEAHKLRSLLKMPALLTEENLEEELKHKKKTVSFFDDVTVYLFDQESPTKELAEHGFPLGAEGSRTKPQERVNASDDSSDGNISEESAGFEWEDDFPLLPLPTSSAASESPPPRSITTTPDTKPAVQYSRFTVSPSSVSRFSITHISDSDMESAGGSSEDGDKE is encoded by the exons GGGGATGTGAAGGGTTACCTCAGAAGCTGCAGAACCTCTGAAACCATGAGCCCAGAGCCCCTGATTCTTCAAAGGATGGCCTGTGACATTTCCTCAGGCCTCCTGCACCTGCACAAACACAACTTCACGCACAG TGACCTGGCTTTAAGAAACTGCTTGTTGACGGCTGATGTCTCAGTGAAGATCGGAGATTATGGTCTGGCCCACACAAAGTACAAG GACGATTACTATGTGACATCAGACCAGATGTACGTGCCCCTGCGCTGGATCGCTCCAGAGCTGGTGGACGAGGTGCACGGAAACCTGCTGGTGGCAGACCAGACCAAACACAGCAACATCTG GTCTCTTGGGGTGACTATGTGGGAGCTGTTCGAGCTGGGAAACCAGCCCTACAGACACTATTCTGACAGACAAGTGCTGACCTACGCTGTTAGGGAGCAGCAGCTGCGACTGCCCAAACCGCTGCTCAAAGTACCCCTCGCTGAACGCTG GTATGAGGTGATGCAGTTCTGCTGGCTGCAGCCTGATCAGAGGCCAACCGCAGAGGAAGTTCACTTGCTGCTCAGCTACCTATGTGCCAAGGGGGCCAGCGAGGCCGAAGAGGACTTTGAGAGACGCTGGAACTCCCTGCGTCCCAATACTGGATTCAACAGTCAGCGTGGTGCCTCAGCGATGTCACGGGACCACCCCTCATCAACCACCTCATCTTTCCCACTCTTAGAACCATTTTCTACTGGTGATGGCTACCACTCAGAGTCTGGAGATGACATACTAACAGTCACTGAAACCAGCCACGGCCTGAACTTTGAGTACAAGTGGGAGCAAGCCAGGGCAGACCAGTCATACAGAGCCCCAGACACGTCTAGTACCTTAGGTCAGGTAAACCATCATTGTCAGGAAGCATTTTACCCACCTGGAGGCATTGTGGGAGGCTGTCCCATGGAAAGCCTGAGCCATGGAGTTTCTCCTTCCTACTATCAACCTAAACATCTACACGCTCCAGGTGTACTTCCTGTCCTCAGTGCCCATAGCCCCTCAGTAAACAGTGAATACTACATTCGCATTGAGGAACCAGTAGACTGTAACATTGATCCAGACTACACCATGGTCTCATACAGCCCAGACTACCAGGGCAGCAGTGGGAGCTTCCTGACTGGGAGCGCAGACTCGGGTGAGTGCATGGCCTGCCCATCACAGGCTAAAACTATGGGTCCTTATTGGTCAGCTGACATCCATAAATCTGACATGTATGACTCTAATGACTCAAGTCCCGCCATCTCCCTGACAATGGAACCCCTTTTAGGTCAAGTGTCAGATAACAGCCCCCTACGACCCTGGGAGTCTAGTCACTATGTGTCCTATAAAGATCGAGATGGGGGCTATTATTTTGACCACTCACCACCTTTGGGAATAGATCACTATCTGATCGGAGGTGAGCTCTCCAGAGAGCATCATCAGGAAAGCTGGGGCTCAAGAAGCCTGCGTCAGGCTTTGGGGGAGTTGGAGAACCCACTAGTGATATCCCATTCTATAAACAGTCCATCTCAGCAGGCTTACAGAGACACATACCTGGACACAAGTCAGACGTCCATTATAGGAAAGAATGTCACTGGAGGTTATTATGACATGATGGGTTCCCTGAGGAAGACTATGCCCAGCCACACAAGACACAACAGTAACTCTGTCAGTATAAACATGGAGACTCAGGGGGCTCTCTTCATCGGACACAGAGACAGTGACtcagaagaggaagatgaggacaTATTTGTTGAGAGACACACGTGCAATACTTGGCCTTCGAAGCACCGCCACAGCAGTGCCGGTCACCAGAGACGGGCAAGCCATAGTTGCCGACAGGACACCTACGCCGATTTCCATTATACAATGCCGAGTACAGACATCGAGGACTCCTGGCCAGAAGGACACAGCCTGGCCTTTCACTCTCTACCCAAACCCATCGATTATCTTGAGCCACACCAGGTCAAAGATAATAGTGCCTGCCTTAGTTTGAgtaaacatcatgctatggtgCCCTCGGAAAACTGCAATGCCTACATTTACATGTGCCATGAAGGTGAGACTCAGGTGCCAACATCTGGAGAGTGCTGCCACTCGCACTTTGTTGACCCACTCACTGGCTTGCTTGTTCGAAACACAAGCTTTTGTCAGCTCTACAGTCACACTAACTACAGAGATAAAGTCATTGACATGCCAAGCAATGAAGAGATGATCAATTTATCACCAGCTCCAGGAGGTCCCATCGTGGCCAAATCTGTGGACTGTGGAGAACAGTATGTCGATCTTACAACTGATGATGTCCAAGCTAAAGAGAAGAGGGAGGACGTTATTAAGGAAATCATACAGAAACTGCCAGAGCCTAGAAAAGAAGAGGTGACTCTAACAATGACAAAAGCCACTCAAGCCACTCCACCTCCTGATGATAACACGCATGTGATGGTGGCGGTGACAGATCCACAGTCAGAGATGAGTCACACCAGTGACAGTGGTGTCGACCGTGAAGATTCCAATGTAAGCCTTGCTGACATACTCGACTGCAGTGACGATGACGAAGAGGAAGACATCACAGACGATATAACTGATGTTACTTCAGGCATCTTCGCTGATGAGTCCAGTGAGCTGAATGCTTCTCCTGCCTTCAAGTTGCTACAAAAGCAGGTAGGAACACCCGATTCCATGGATTCCATGGATCTGCCGTCTGCAGCTGGGTCTTGTGAAGGCTCCAGCCCTGCGTCATCCCACCCTTCCAGCTCACCTAAAGCTATGGACAGCGGCTATGACACCGAAAATAATGAGAGCCCCGAGTTTGTTCCCAAAGAACCTCATGAACCTCGTGAACAACCTTTAGGAAAACCTGCTCTTGATGCCAGCCTGGAGGAGGAAGAAGTCCTGGAGGAAGAGGGAATTGAACCTAAAGTGGTGCCCACAGAGGGTGAGTCATCGATGGGTGAAGATTTGGCACTAGAAGCATCACAGGCAGATGACCAAATTCTGTTACCCTTGAGCGATAAGACGCCATACAGAGACTCTGCCTACTTTTCAGACTATGAGAATGAAAAGCAGACTCGGCATGAGGGAGAGGAACTCCAGATGGGGAAAACAGATGAGCAAAACAttgcaaaagaaccaaacatgCAGGAAAAGAAAGctgcaaaaaggaaaaatgatagAGAGGAAGAACTAAAGGATGTTGTAGTGAACAAGGACATAAAACTTGAAACGAAACAAACAGTAACAGACACAACAGAATTCTCTCCTGCACCAGAGATTGAGGAGTACTTGACAGAGGACTGTTGCGAAGATGAGACTTTAGGACTTCCTCCAGAGCCTTCTGATACTGAGGGAGGACTGGATGAATGGCCATCACAGGAAGAGAGCTCATCCTTGGGAGACTGGGCAGCTGAGGTGGTGGGGGCCATGGAAGAAGCTCTTGGTGCCCTGAATGGAGATTGTGCCACCAACGTAAATTTAGATAAGGAGGAAGCAGATGACATAAAAGACTCTGCTCAAACTTCAGAAACTTCAGAGGAGGCAGCAACCGAGATGGTTCAGAACCGGCCATCAGGCATATCCAGTGAAATGAAACACACCTTACCCAAAGATGAGGTAGCTTTGCAACAAACCTCAAACACCAGACgattttcctcttcctcccctccACCTCCATCCACCCCACCGCCTCCGCTCCGTGCAACAGAGGGCAGAGCATCTCCGGCCGACGGGGAGGAGGCCGACGAGGAGGACGGCGATACCGATGACAGCGACGAGTCGGACGAGGAGCTGCAAAGCTACAATATGCAGGAACAGAGCGGAGGGGAAGAGAGTGAGGAAGAGTGCCACCCAGTGCCTATTGTGGTGAGCGACAACAGCGAGGCCCATAAACTGCGAAGCCTGCTCAAGATGCCAGCATTGCTCACTGAGGAGAACCTGGAGGAGGAGCTCAAACACAAGAAGAAAACAGTGTCTTTTTTTGACGATGTTACCGTGTATCTGTTTGACCAG GAAAGCCCAACTAAAGAGCTCGCCGAGCATGGCTTTCCTTTAGGAGCAGAAGGTTCTCGAACCAAACCCCAAGAAAGGGTTAATGCCTCAGATGACTCTTCAGACGGGAACATTTCGGAGGAGA GTGCGGGTTTTGAGTGGGAAGATGACTTCCCCCTACTCCCACTGCCAACATCCTCAGCCGCATCTGAATCCCCTCCACCCCGTTCCATCACCACAACCCCAGACACTAAACCAGCCGTGCAGTATTCCCGCTTTACCGTCTCTCCCTCCAGCGTTTCCCGGTTCTCCATCACTCACATCTCAGACTCTGATATGGAATCTGCAGGAG GAAGCAGTGAAGATGGAGACAAAGAATAA